From the genome of Desulfuromonas acetoxidans DSM 684:
CAGAGCACAGCATTCCCTGGGAAACCGCCCCGCGAATCTTTGATTTTTTAATTTTAAAGTCACCGGGTAAAATCGTCCCAACCTGGGCCAGAGCGATCAGATCACCCTGTTTGTGATTTTTGGCCCCACAGACAACAGGAATAACCTCTGTGCCGGTGTTCACCTGGCACATGGTCAGCTTATCTGCATCAGGGTGCGCCTCGACCCGGTCGAGTTGAGCCACGATGACACTGTCAAGCCCGGCTCCCAGGTGCTCCATGTAATCCACTTCAAGACCAGCCATGGTCAGCTGGTGTGACAACTGATCACCGTCCAGATCGAAATCGACAAACTCTTTTAACCATTTATATGTAACATTCATGTTGAAATTCCTTTTACGTCGTTGAAACCCTGCATGGCTTTAATACGGCTGCGTTTACTTTAAAACTGGCGCAAAAAGCGCACATCGTTTTCAAAGAACAAGCGCAAATCGTTGACGCCATACTTCAACATGGCAATCCGTTCCAGTCCCATACCAAAGGCAAAACCACTGTAACGCTCAGAATCGTAGTTTACGGATTTAAACACTTCGGGATCAATCATGCCGCTGCCCAGAATTTCCAACCAACCCGAATTCTTGCAAACACGGCAGCCCTTACCTCCGCAAATCACACACTGAATATCCACTTCTGCACTGGGCTCGGTAAACGGAAAAAAAGACGGACGAAAACGCACACCCACCGACTTTCCAAAGCACTCCTGAATGAAGGTAGTCAGAATCCCCTTCAGATCACCAAAGGTGATGTTTTCATCCACCATAAAGCCTTCAATCTGGTGAAACATCGGGCTGTGGGTGATATCAGAATCGCGACGGTAGACCGTTCCCGGGGCGATAACGCGCACAGGAGGCTTCTGCTTAATCATCGAACGTATCTGGACAGGTGAGGTATGGGTCCTCAGAACCACCTCATCGTTAATATAAAACGTATCCTGCATATCTCGGGCAGGATGATCCTTGGGGATATTCAACGCTTCAAAATTATAAAAATCCTGTTCAACTTCAGGACCTTCAGCAACACAGAAACCCAACGAGGAAAAAATCTCAATCAACTCTTCAGTCACCAGGGTGACGGGATGTTTTGAACCGACCAAACTGCGGCGACCAGGAAGTGAGACATCAATCTTCTCATTAGCCAGCTTTTGCGCAATCGCGTGTTGTTTCAATACCGCAAGGCGCTGCTCGAATGTTTCGGATAATTCGTCTTTGACCCGGTTAGCAACCGCACCGACAACGGGACGTTCTTCAGATGACAAGCCTCCCATCCCCTTCATGATAGCCGTCAATTCACCTTTTTTACCCAAGAACCGAACACGAACATCCTGGAGAGCCGTTTCATCTACAGCATCAGCCAGTGCCTGCTTAGCAGCGATCAACATTGCTTCGAGTTTTTCCTTCATAAATCCTCTTGTTCTGTATGCTGAGATTGTCAGCTATAAACAAATGATGGAAGCCATGTGGCTTCCATCATCATACATGCAAAATAAAAAAGAGATGAGGTGGCCCCCATCTCTTTTATCGTTCTTGTTACTGGATCTGAGCCTTGGCTTTTTCTACAACGGCTGTGAATGCAGCGGGATCCGTTACTGCGATCTCGGCAAGCACTTTACGGTCAAGGCCGACCTCAGCCTGTTTGAGACCATGAACCAGACGGCTGTAGTTCAAACCATTCTGGCGTGCCGCAGCGTTAATACGGGCAATCCATAAGGCACGGAAGTCCCGTTTTTTGACACGACGGTCACGGTAGGCATAATTCAGGGCCCGGTCAACGGCTTCTGTGGCACTGCGAAACAACTTGCTGCGTGCTCCACGGTAACCTTTGGCCAGTTTAAGAACCTTGTTACGTCTACGTCTCGCTTTGAAACCTCTTTTTACTCTCGGCATCTTGTAACTCCTTCTAGTGTGAAAATAAGTGGCCTCACCTCATGGTGTGGTCACTGCCGGATCTGAAGGGGGAGACAGTTGTAATCCCAACAGTTCACGGACTTAAGCCGAGTTGCCGTTCCCTACTTGTAAGGAATCAGGCAACTGATATTTTTATGATCCGCAGCATCGACAATTGTGCCATGACGCAGGTCACGCTTACGCTTGGTGGTTTTTTTTGTCAGAATATGGCTGGTAAAAGCCTTATTGCGACGGATTTTTCCGGTTCCGGTTTTACGAAAGCGCTTTGCAGCACCACGGTTGGTTTTAATTTTGGGCATCCCCAATCTCCTTCATTGATCAATTTATGTGCAACACCTGAAAGGGTGACACGTCTTTATTTCTTGTTTGGTGCCATAACCATATGCATGAACCGCCCCTGCATACTGGGGAAAAATTCAATTACACCGATATCAGCAACTTCATCAGCCACGCGTTGGAGGAGTTCGCGGCCGAACTCGGGATGTGTCACCTCACGACCACGAAACATGATCGTAACTTTGACCTTGTTGCCAGCATCAAGAAAACGGCGAACATTCTTCACCTTGACGTTGAAATCATGGATTTCCGTCTTCGGACGAAGCTTGACTTCTTTCACTTCAACTCGGGCCGCTTTTTTCTTGGCTTCGGCAGCACGTTTTTGCAGCTGATACTTGTACTTACCGTAGTCCATGATGCGACACACCGGTGGCTTGGCATTGGGAGAAACCTCAACAAGGTCCAATCC
Proteins encoded in this window:
- the pheS gene encoding phenylalanine--tRNA ligase subunit alpha; this translates as MKEKLEAMLIAAKQALADAVDETALQDVRVRFLGKKGELTAIMKGMGGLSSEERPVVGAVANRVKDELSETFEQRLAVLKQHAIAQKLANEKIDVSLPGRRSLVGSKHPVTLVTEELIEIFSSLGFCVAEGPEVEQDFYNFEALNIPKDHPARDMQDTFYINDEVVLRTHTSPVQIRSMIKQKPPVRVIAPGTVYRRDSDITHSPMFHQIEGFMVDENITFGDLKGILTTFIQECFGKSVGVRFRPSFFPFTEPSAEVDIQCVICGGKGCRVCKNSGWLEILGSGMIDPEVFKSVNYDSERYSGFAFGMGLERIAMLKYGVNDLRLFFENDVRFLRQF
- the rplT gene encoding 50S ribosomal protein L20; this encodes MPRVKRGFKARRRRNKVLKLAKGYRGARSKLFRSATEAVDRALNYAYRDRRVKKRDFRALWIARINAAARQNGLNYSRLVHGLKQAEVGLDRKVLAEIAVTDPAAFTAVVEKAKAQIQ
- the rpmI gene encoding 50S ribosomal protein L35: MPKIKTNRGAAKRFRKTGTGKIRRNKAFTSHILTKKTTKRKRDLRHGTIVDAADHKNISCLIPYK
- the infC gene encoding translation initiation factor IF-3 codes for the protein MAKQETNINRSIRAREVRVVDDEGEQLGVMSLDDALEAAADRGLDLVEVSPNAKPPVCRIMDYGKYKYQLQKRAAEAKKKAARVEVKEVKLRPKTEIHDFNVKVKNVRRFLDAGNKVKVTIMFRGREVTHPEFGRELLQRVADEVADIGVIEFFPSMQGRFMHMVMAPNKK